A DNA window from Phragmites australis chromosome 11, lpPhrAust1.1, whole genome shotgun sequence contains the following coding sequences:
- the LOC133885242 gene encoding NADP-dependent malic enzyme, chloroplastic-like codes for MSSSEMETAGGGVEDAYGEDRATEEQLVTPWAFSVASGYTLLRDPRHNKGLAFSEAERDAHYLRGLLPPAMASQELQEKKLMHNLRQYTVPLHRYVAMMDLQERNERLFYKLLIDNVEELLPVVYTPTVGEACQKYGSIYRRPQGLYISLKDKGKILEVLKNWPERSIQVIVVTDGERILGLGDLGCQGMGIPVGKLSLYTALGGVRPSACLPITIDVGTNNETLLNDEFYIGLRQRRATGEEYHELLEEFMTAVKQNYGEKVLIQFEDFANHNAFDLLAKYNKSHLVFNDDIQGTASVVLAGLLAALKVVGGTLADHTYLFLGAGEAGTGIADLIALEMSKQTDAPIDECRKKIWLVDSKGLIVESRKESLQHFKKPWAHEHEPLKTLLEAVESIKPTVLIGTSGVGRTFTKEVIQAMASFNEKPVIFSLSNPTSHSECTAEEAYTWTQGRAVFASGSPFDPVEYEGKVYVPGQSNNAYIFPGFGLGVVISGAIRVHDDMLLAASEALAEQVSDEHFGKGLIFPPFTNIRRISARIAAKVADKAYELGLASRLPRPDDLVKYAESCMYTPAYRSYR; via the exons ATGTCGTCGTCGGAGATGGAgacggcgggcggcggcgtggAGGACGCGTACGGCGAGGACAGGGCCACCGAGGAGCAGCTCGTCACGCCGTGGGCGTTCTCCGTCGCCAG CGGCTACACTCTGCTGAGGGATCCCCGCCACAACAAGGGCCTGGCATTCTCCGAGGCGGAGCGCGACGCGCACTACCTGCGCGGCCTTCTCCCCCCGGCCATGGCGTCCCAGGAGCTCCAG GAGAAGAAGCTCATGCACAACCTTCGCCAGTACACGGTCCCTCTGCACCGGTACGTCGCCATGATGGATCTTCAGGAGAGGAACGAGAGGCTCTTCTACAAGCTCCTGATCGACAACGTGGAGGAGCTGCTCCCCGTAGTCTACACGCCCACCGTCGGCGAGGCGTGCCAGAAGTACGGCAGCATCTATAGGCGCCCCCAGGGCTTGTACATCAGCCTCAAGGACAA GGGCAAGATCCTAGAGGTGCTCAAGAACTGGCCTGAGAGGAGCATTCAGGTTATCGTTGTCACCGACGGCGAGCGCATTCTGGGCCTCGGAGATCTGGGTTGTCAG GGGATGGGAATTCCTGTTGGCAAACTGTCTCTGTACACCGCCCTCGGAGGCGTTCGCCCATCAGCT TGCCTGCCGATCACAATTGATGTTGGCACGAACAATGAGACCTTGCTCAACGACGAATTCTACATCGGGCTCCGGCAAAGACGTGCTACCGGCGAG GAATACCATGAGCTTCTTGAAGAGTTCATGACCGCTGTTAAGCAGAATTATGGTGAGAAGGTCCTCATCCAG TTTGAAGACTTTGCGAACCACAATGCTTTTGACTTGCTTGCAAAGTACAACAAGAGCCATCTCGTCTTCAACGACGATATCCAG GGAACAGCGTCTGTGGTCCTCGCAGGCCTCCTAGCAGCGCTCAAGGTGGTCGGTGGGACTCTTGCAGACCACACTTACCTGTTCCTTGGCGCCGGTGAG GCTGGAACTGGGATTGCAGATCTCATTGCTCTTGAGATGTCGAAACAG ACCGATGCTCCGATCGACGAGTGCCGCAAGAAGATCTGGCTCGTCGACTCCAAG GGGCTGATCGTTGAATCGAGGAAGGAGTCGCTCCAGCACTTCAAGAAGCCGTGGGCGCACGAGCACGAGCCCCTCAAGACCCTGCTGGAGGCCGTGGAGTCCATCAAGCCGACCGTGCTGATCGGCACCTCCGGCGTCGGGCGGACCTTCACCAAGGAAGTCATCCAGGCCATGGCGTCGTTCAACGAG AAACCGGTCATCTTCTCGCTGTCGAACCCGACGTCGCACTCGGAGTGCACGGCGGAGGAGGCGTACACGTGGACCCAGGGGCGCGCGGTGTTCGCCAGCGGCAGCCCGTTCGACCCCGTCGAGTACGAGGGAAAGGTCTACGTGCCTGGCCAG TCGAACAACGCCTACATCTTCCCGGGGTTCGGCCTCGGCGTGGTCATCTCCGGCGCCATCCGCGTCCACGACGACATGCTGCTGGCCGcgtcggaggcgctggcggAGCAGGTGAGCGATGAGCACTTCGGCAAGGGGCTCATCTTCCCGCCCTTCACCAACATCCGCCGCATCTCGGCGCGCATCGCCGCCAAGGTGGCCGACAAGGCCTACGAGCTCGGCCTGGCCAGCCGCCTGCCGCGCCCCGACGACCTCGTCAAGTACGCCGAGAGCTGCATGTACACCCCCGCCTACCGCAGCTACCGGTGA